In the Populus trichocarpa isolate Nisqually-1 chromosome 8, P.trichocarpa_v4.1, whole genome shotgun sequence genome, ataaacAAACCGGGCTAATTGTATCGTGAGTCATAGTCTCTGAAATTACACCtctttttatcttataaaaataaaattcgtaaattgtttttataaaaattctcatatttttgtgagaaataaggataaaaccccatatttgttttttaataatttctctaCACAAATagcataaaatccaaaaatgcaGAAGGGGAAAGAGGAGAGAGGAAAGGCGAGgctataaagaaataataaaagggAAGGCAACAGCTAAAAGCAAAAGATgataagaacaaaagaaaagggggaaaaaaattaaaggagagcATCGTCAACAAACGAACAAGACACGGCCACCCACCACATCAGAATTATACATACGTATTCTCTGACCATCAAATAAACCAAGAGTTGTCAGTGTCAAAGCCGCCCCGAGAAAGCAAGCTAGAGACACATACCCTATCTCTTCTCCTTTTTAGctatactctctctctctgttgttttttattgcttaaCACACCTGCAAACCCAGTTGAGCTTGTTTTGTTGGGCTTTGAGTTTGAGAATTGAGAGAGATGGAGATGATGCATTATCAGTTGAGCAACTCATCTTACCAAGACTCCCTCAAAGTCTTGGAGGCTGATATCCAGCATGCCAATGCTTTGTGAgtcatttaaatttcttttttcttttcaactcctcttttgggttgtttttgtttttttgtagttGGGATTTTAAGAATCACTTGTTatgatcaacaacaacaacaacaacataagTTCGTTTTGAAATAATACGAGGAAAAAGAGGATAgggattttttcttcttgttttctatggtcatttttaatttgtacCAAGCAATTTGCAGATTTTGTGAATTTGTAGAAGGAAATTTTCAAGTGGGAATTTATGtttcagttttatttgtttgaCATAAGAAAGACTGCAATATCCATGTACTATCATAAAGAATGGATTTTGGTGTTGGTATTGCTATGTCTGCCTGCTCAATTGCGGCTGAAGCGAGCTGCTTTGGCTAAAATTTCATGCAATTCCAAGTGCTAATTGGTGGAGATAGTTGGGATTCCCACTCTCTTTATGCCTTCTCTGTTTTCAGGGAAAAAATTGGTTAAAAGTTTTGTTCCAGTATTGTCTAAATATTAATAGCGTGACTGAGTCTTACTAATTTTGTTACATGATGTGAATAATGGTGTACCAGGGCTGCTGCAATTCCAAGGGGCAAGGATGGAGCGCGTCTGCAGATGAAATTAGTTTACAATCGCTGGgcacctctccttttctttttgctacAACGGATagattgttcatgcatttgccTACTCCCTAGATATCTAAATTTCTTTCATGTACTTCTATATAAGGTCAATTCTCCTTTTGGCCTGTTGATTCTAAAAAGATAGTTTGCCAAAGTTTCCATTTCTTGCATCCTGCTGTGTATAATTGGcaaatttttatgtgtttgctCTTTAATATCGTGCAGGTATATAGCGATGGTAGACCTAGCCTATCTAAGCACGGAAGGAAAGCAACAATTCGGGAATTCTACGGTATGTAAATTATGTAAGATTGTTTTGTTTGGCATTTCTTGATTTATAGACCATAGATATAAATGCACTGCAACTAATTTCCAACCATTCTGattgaatgtttttatttgactttgTTCCATTTCATGAAATCGAGCAACAGGTGTTATATCACCGTCTCTTCAACGGCTTCATAGTAACTTAGAAGAGTTGGAAGATGTTAAGGGAGATAATTCTGGCATGGAGAGTTTGTGCAAAAATAAGGTGGAAGGAGATAACAAGCTTGCCAATATTGATTTAGAGAGGGAAGATGAATGTGGAATTTGTTTGGAGCCCTGCACCAAAATGGTACTGCCTAATTGCTGTCATGCAATGTGCATCAAATGCTACCGCAACTGGTAACTACAAGCCTTGAAATCTTGATGCAATACCAACGCCCTTTTCCACTGTGAGTGCTTGATATTGAAGAGGGTTGCCATTAATTCCACTTGTATGGTTTTTTGTATAATTGCAGGAACACGAGGTCAGAGTCCTGCCCATTTTGCCGTGGCAGCTTAAAGAGAGTTAACTCGGAAGACCTATGGGTTCTCACTTGTAACAATGAAGTTGTTGACACAAAAGCGGTTTCCAAAGAGGATTTGTCGCGCTTCTATCTCTACGTCAATAGCTTGCCAAAAGAT is a window encoding:
- the LOC7494798 gene encoding E3 ubiquitin-protein ligase AIRP2, which codes for MEMMHYQLSNSSYQDSLKVLEADIQHANALAAAIPRGKDGARLQMKLVYNRWAPLLFFLLQRIDCSCICLLPRYLNFFHVLLYKVYSDGRPSLSKHGRKATIREFYGVISPSLQRLHSNLEELEDVKGDNSGMESLCKNKVEGDNKLANIDLEREDECGICLEPCTKMVLPNCCHAMCIKCYRNWNTRSESCPFCRGSLKRVNSEDLWVLTCNNEVVDTKAVSKEDLSRFYLYVNSLPKDYHDSLFLMYYEYLI